In one window of Gossypium arboreum isolate Shixiya-1 chromosome 4, ASM2569848v2, whole genome shotgun sequence DNA:
- the LOC108459098 gene encoding uncharacterized protein LOC108459098, translating to MTQNELNLRQRRWLELLKDYDLTIECQPRKENVVVDALSKKTMATLLSLRAKLTLTNNGALLEKLVVKSTHVSQILEEQMKDIKCKWFKQNMLSGKIVHFYIGKEGELRFRNQVFVPRLEGILLVAKNEERDLKIHFHLPNMSKCKDRAPSTIEKTVSSGNSQMEMTQNHHGLCIWIALQSLQEELCMGGGR from the exons ATGACCCAGAATGAATTGAACCTACGCCAAAGGAGATGGCtggaactattgaaagattatgacctGACCATTGAGTGCCAACCAAGAAAAGAAAATGTGGTGGTAGATGCCTTGAGCAAGAAAACTATGGCTACCTTGTTGTCGCTGCGAGCTAAATTGACTTTGACCAATAATGGAGCATTATTGGAAAAGTTGGTAGTGAAATCAACTCATGTCTCTCAAATTTTGGAAGAACAGATGAAAGATATCAAATGCAAATGGTTCAAACAAAATATGCTCTCAGGCAAAATAGTGCACTTCTATATTGGTAAAGAGGGCGAACTCAGATTCAGAAATCAAGTGTTTGTACCA AGACTTGAAGGAATCTTACTGGTGGCCAAGAATGAAGAAAGAGATCTCAAAATACATTTCCACTTGCCTAACATGTCAAAGTGTAAAGACAGAGCACCAAGTACCATCGAGAAGACTGTATCCTCTGGAAATTCCCAAATGGAAATGACACAAAATCACCATGGACTTTGCATCTGGATTGCCCTTCAATCCCTCCAAGAAGAACTCTGTATGGGTGGTGGTAGATAG